In Brachypodium distachyon strain Bd21 chromosome 5, Brachypodium_distachyon_v3.0, whole genome shotgun sequence, the genomic window tcttcttttttcattggAAAAAATGAAGTTCAATTCAATTGGGTTGCCAATAGCTGATATAATTGATTAATTGAAAATTGGCTGCCTCCTTATTGACAAAATGGTGCTTGCTTGTCACTAATTTCTTCCCTGTACTACCTCAAACCTCAATATATCTTACTGTTCCTACTGcattttctctatttttcttactcttctattttttttatcatgatAATAGCAGCTGAAAGTGGTATTTACACCTTACTGCCTTTGTATGATCAGCAAAGAAATGTTCTTGTCACGGTTGGAGATGATGATCAAGCATCTTCGCAGTCATCGGCAATCTGTCTAAAGGTTTTCGATCTTGATAAAGTACAAGAAGAGGGTTCAAGTACAACAACTCCTTTCTGTGTTCAAATTTTGCGTATCTTCACGAATCAGTTTCCTCAGGCAAAGGTAAAATTTTCCTGTCACCCCCCTTGCAGGTTACATTATATGTTCTCCTGCTAAGAAAACTTCAACATATGGTGCATACTATAACATCCTATTCTACTTGGCATATTTATTCATTTTTGCAGATTACATCATTTTTGGTTCTGGAAGAAGCCCCTCCCATTCTGTTGATTGCCATCGGATTGGATAATGGTTCCATTTATTGCATCAAAGGTGACATTGCACGTGAGCGTATCACACGCTTCACGTTGCAAGTAGAGGCGGTTTCAGATGGCTCAAGTTCACCTATTACTGGTCTTGGTTTCCGAGTTGAGGGGCCAGCACATCAGCTCTTTGCCATAACTCCTAGTTCCATAACCTTGTTCGGCTTGCATTATCAACCACCGAGGAGGCAAACACTTGATCAGATTGGTTGTGAGACCAATGCTGTTGCAATGAGTGACCGCATGGTTAGTATGTcatcttttgtgtttgtgcACATTCATCTATTATGTGTGCTTCAGGACCTATTTGGTAGTTGTCCCGACTTAGTAGTTTGCCACTAGACAGCAGCATACCAGAAATAACATGGGAAGTTTGGTTAGTCCAACATCAGTCTtaattttctgcaaaaaagTTTTTACAGTTGTACAAActgtattatttttatttgccCTAAATAGTGTGACCTACCCTCATTCTCTGTGGGTTATGGCTGTGGCGAGACACCTTCGTGAGGTAATACATGGGAATCAAAGAAATCAGCCCTCTTGATACAGTATGGTTGTTCTGCAGAGCTGCTAGTCTGCTACTATACAAACTCTATCAGATCTACACCCTGATAACTGAAGCTAACCAAGTGCACAGAAAGAAGGTGTTCTACAAAATTTAGGAACATTTAGCTAGTCTTTTTAACTGGCAGCCAGTCAGACAATTTATTACATTTGCAGGTGTTTTTATTGTACATTTACTGTTAGGATTTATCTTGCTTGAAAGAAAAACTTATTTGTGTTCATTTCAATCTCAGGATCTGATTGTTGGTAGACCCGAAGCTGTGTATTTTTATGAAGTTGATGGTAGAGGTCCTTGTTGGGCTTTTGACGGTGAGAAGAAATTTGTAGGTTGGTTTCGGGGCTATTTACTTTGTATTATCGAAGATCAAAGAAGCCGGAAGAATACTCTTAATGTTTATGATCTTAAGAATCGGCTAATTGCTCATAGCATGCCTGTTGGGGATGTTTCACATTTGGTCACTGAGTGGGGCTATATTATTCTCATAATGAGTGATAAAAGGATACTTTGCATTGGAGAGAAAGACATGGAAAGTAAGCTGGATATGttattcaagaaaaatctTTATACAGTTGCAATCAATCTTGTACAAAGTCAGCAAGCTGATCCTGCTTCAACTGCTGAGGTTCTACGGAAGTATGGTGACCATCTGTATGGCAAACAAGAATATGATGAGGCCATGTCTCAATATATCCACACCATTGGTCACCTTGAACCGTCGTTTGTTATACAGAAGTTCCTTGATGCAAAGCGCATCTACAACCTGACAAATTATCTAGAGAAGTTACATGATAGAGGATTAGCGTCGAAAGACCACACCACCCTTTTGTTGAATTGCTATACCAAATTGAAAGATGTCGAGAAGCTGAACCATTTCATCAAAGATGAAGATGGGGTAGGTGAAATCAAGTTTGATGTGGAAACTGCCATAAGAGTATGTCGCGCAGCTGGATATCATGAACATGCTATGTTTGTGGCCAGAAAGGCTGGGAGGCATGAGTTGTATTTGAAGATTTTACTTGAGGATCTTGCTAGATATGATGAGGCGCTGCAGTATATATCTGGCCTTGAGGCAAATCAAGCAGGTCTTACTGTAAAAGAATATGGAAAAATTCTTGTGGATCATAGACCTTCTGAAACAGTTGAAATACTGTTGAGGCTTTGTACTGATGGTGGAGATCCTACTACCAGGAGAGGTTCAAATAGCATGCGCTTGCTTATGATACCTTCGCCAATGGACTTCGTAAACATTTTTGTGCACAGCCCACAGTATCTCATGGAATTTCTAGAAAACTATATCAAAGCAGTCAAGGATTCACCTGCTCAAATGGAAATTCATAACACCCTTCTGGAGCTCTATATATCAAAAGATTTAAGCTTCCCATCTATCTCACAAGAAAATGGCTTTGAGGATACtattaaagaaagaaaagggaaagaagTTGCAAATGGCTATAGATCAGGCACAACGGAGAAGGGGAACCTTGGAAACGCAGGTACTAAAATGGCAAAGGATATTGCTGATAGGCAAAGGAAAGGGCTTGCATTACTCAAGTCTGCCTGGACATCTGAGATGGAGGATGCTTTGTATTCTGTTGATCTTGCTCTTATTATTTGTAATGCAAATGCATTCAAAGATGGATTGTTGTTTCTGTACGAGAAGCTAAAACTCTACAAAGAAGTTATCAGTTGCTACAAGCAAGCTCATGATCATGAAGGTTTAATTGCATGCTGTAAGAAGCTCGGTGACTCATCTCAAGGAGGGGATCCATCTCTATGGGGTGATCTGTTGAAGCATTTCGGGGAGCTCGGGGAAGATTGCTCTAAGGAAGTTAAAGAGATCTTGACCTACATTGAGAAGGAGGATGTTTTGCCTCCAATTGTTGTGCTACAGACACTGTCAAAAAACCCATGTTTGACGCTCTCAGTTGTCAAGGATTACATTGCTCGTAAACTTGAGCAAGAATCAAAGCTCATTGAAGATGATAGAAAATCTATTGACAAGTACCAGGTTAGTAATTTTATTGCAGTGTCTTCTGCATCTTTTTCATCTATTGTTTTACTAAGTACCTTTTACAATATTGAGGCAATTGAATTAGTGTAGCTTGGTTTGATGCAAATATATGAAAGCATCCTCTAGCTATATGGTGTTATATGTGATGCAAGATAGGTTCAAGTCTAGATACTTTTGGATAGTCGGTTGTTTGGCTGTTTGTTTAACAACTTTTTTGAAGCAGTGAATCAGATTATATCACTTGCCTACCTTAAGTCTTGTTTTTTTGTAGTATTGTACTCTTTATTATTGATATACTGAAATTTATAGTTGGGCATACCATCGCATGCAGCAGCTCTTGCCAGCTGCCTTCCATTCAGTGAAGATATCTACATATAGAACTAAAAGGCAAAACCCACGATTAAATAGAAATCAAGTTTCCTTTCCTAATAGAAGTGTCCTACTTTACTGATCTTCCAGAATTGACATGTGCATACCATGCTCCATGTGAATCATTAAACCACTTTGAGACATAATATTCTTTTCATTCAATACAATTATCATGTGGAACACATAATTAGAGAGGTTAATACTGGTAACTGTTTTTGTTTACTTTGGGAGTGTAAATGTAAGGTTCTTTGCTTCTACGCTAGCAATTAAATGATTAAAGTTGGCACCCGGCAGTTATCGAAAGTTCTATCTTTCAGACATCAAACATGTTTGACAGAATCATGCACTTTTgattaactaaatttgaacaTAATAAAACCGTGCAACTTTCTAACTCTTATGTAAAGGGAAGGATTGCTATAAAATATTTCTCTGAGGTCGCAAGATCAGAGACCCTATATTTGAAACTTTAGATAGAGTTACTCTAACACTCTTCAGTGATTCAAATAAGAAACATGAAACATTTAGTGACACGTGATTTTATTTACACAGGAAGAGACAGAATTGATGAAAAGGGAGATAGAAGACCTCAAGACAAACGCAAAGGTTTTTCAGCTAAGCAAGTGTACTGCGTGCACTTTCACCCTTGATCTTCCTGCTGTCCATTTCATGTGCATGCACTCATTCCATCTTCGCTGCCTCGGCGACAATGAGAAAGAATGCC contains:
- the LOC100832824 gene encoding vacuolar protein-sorting-associated protein 11 homolog; this encodes MYQWRKFEFFEEKAASRGGGGGAPAVPAEIAGRVTCCSGGRGRVAVGCDDGTVGLLDRGFRLSYGFQAYASSVLFLQQLKQRNVLVTVGDDDQASSQSSAICLKVFDLDKVQEEGSSTTTPFCVQILRIFTNQFPQAKITSFLVLEEAPPILLIAIGLDNGSIYCIKGDIARERITRFTLQVEAVSDGSSSPITGLGFRVEGPAHQLFAITPSSITLFGLHYQPPRRQTLDQIGCETNAVAMSDRMDLIVGRPEAVYFYEVDGRGPCWAFDGEKKFVGWFRGYLLCIIEDQRSRKNTLNVYDLKNRLIAHSMPVGDVSHLVTEWGYIILIMSDKRILCIGEKDMESKLDMLFKKNLYTVAINLVQSQQADPASTAEVLRKYGDHLYGKQEYDEAMSQYIHTIGHLEPSFVIQKFLDAKRIYNLTNYLEKLHDRGLASKDHTTLLLNCYTKLKDVEKLNHFIKDEDGVGEIKFDVETAIRVCRAAGYHEHAMFVARKAGRHELYLKILLEDLARYDEALQYISGLEANQAGLTVKEYGKILVDHRPSETVEILLRLCTDGGDPTTRRGSNSMRLLMIPSPMDFVNIFVHSPQYLMEFLENYIKAVKDSPAQMEIHNTLLELYISKDLSFPSISQENGFEDTIKERKGKEVANGYRSGTTEKGNLGNAGTKMAKDIADRQRKGLALLKSAWTSEMEDALYSVDLALIICNANAFKDGLLFLYEKLKLYKEVISCYKQAHDHEGLIACCKKLGDSSQGGDPSLWGDLLKHFGELGEDCSKEVKEILTYIEKEDVLPPIVVLQTLSKNPCLTLSVVKDYIARKLEQESKLIEDDRKSIDKYQEETELMKREIEDLKTNAKVFQLSKCTACTFTLDLPAVHFMCMHSFHLRCLGDNEKECPECAAEYRSVMEAKQKLELNSRDQNLFFRELRGSKDGFSVVADYFSKGVVSKTTIPPENAP